In Oscillatoria sp. FACHB-1406, the DNA window GCTCGGCGTGAGCGGAATTTGACAGAATAAATCGAATCCTTGTAGTTGAAAAAATGAGTGAGGCTGAAGCGTAATTTTGAGGTAAAGATCGCCGCCGCCGATGCCTTGTCCTTTGAGGCGAACGCGCTGGGCGTTGACCATCCCGGGGGGCATATCGACTTCTAGCGATCGCCCGTCTTCCAGTCTAATCCGCTCTCTGCCGCCCAAATAAGCCTTTTCTAGGGGCAGCGTCAACCGCGCTTCGATATCCCGGCGGCGCGGCGGTGCAACGGTTGTGGCGCGCGGCGGTCGTTCGACTGTCGTTTTTCCCGTAGCGCCGACGGTGTAAGCAGTTTTGGTCGTACCAGGGCGATACGCTTCTTTCGGATCCTCGACGCGAACCTTAGCGTTCGGGCGATTGAGCATATCTTCAACGAAGCGGTCAAAATCGCGGTACTGGCTGTAATCGTTGCTACTTGCTCGTTTTTTCGCTCCCGATCGCCCATTTTTCCCGATATTCCCCGTTCGCCGCACGTAGTCGCTAAATTGGTCGTACTGCGATCGCTTATTTTCGTCGGAGAGAACGCCGTAAGCTTCGTTAATGGCCTTAAACTTTTCTTCGGCAGTGAGATCGCCGGGATTGCGATCGGGATGATAGCGCAGCGCTAACTTGCGATAGGCTTTCTTCAGATCTTGAAATGAAACATCGCGTTCGACTTCGAGGACTTCGTAATAATTGCGGAAATTTTCCATAGGGTTATGATTGCATTCAAAACCGATCGCCAATCGCTACAGAACTTTAGAGGAGCGCTCCCGCAGAGATTAGCCTTGGGGTGCAGAACTCGCGACTGAATCCGTTAAAACCAATCGTCATCTTCCTCATCCCAATCGTTTTGGTATTCGTAATTGCGGCGCGAAGCATTACGGCGATTGGGGGTAGACTCCTCAGTAAAAGAGTCGCGGCGCTCGCGGGCGGACGGAACGCGATCGTTCCGACTATTGCGACTGTCTGGCGCGTAGCGATCGCGCTCCGAACTGCCATAATCATAATCGCGCGCGCGCTCATTACTGCCGTAATTGTAACCGCGATCGCGCTCCGAACCGCCGTAATTGTAACCGCGATCTTCGGGATCCTTTTCGCCAGTAAACGTGCGCCGAATCGAGCCGAAGAAATCCTCCTTCTCATCCTCATATTGCAAGCGCACCTCGCGATTCAACTCATAAAGCGCATCTTGCAAATTTGCCTGGGCGCGATCGATCCCCCGCTCGTCGTTTTTCTCCAAATACAACCGTAAATCGCCCATTAACGACTCGATCTGACGGCGATAATAACTCGCAAACTGATTGCCAAAATCCAACGTTATCTCGCGCAAACGCCGCTGAGACTGGTCGATTAACGCCTGGGCGCGATTGCGTTTTTCCACCCGTTCTCGCCGCTCGCGATCGACTTGTGCAAACTCCTCTGCCTCCTGAATCGCGCGATTAATCTCCGCCTCGCTCAACGTCGAAGCGCCTTGCACCACAATACTCT includes these proteins:
- a CDS encoding J domain-containing protein gives rise to the protein MENFRNYYEVLEVERDVSFQDLKKAYRKLALRYHPDRNPGDLTAEEKFKAINEAYGVLSDENKRSQYDQFSDYVRRTGNIGKNGRSGAKKRASSNDYSQYRDFDRFVEDMLNRPNAKVRVEDPKEAYRPGTTKTAYTVGATGKTTVERPPRATTVAPPRRRDIEARLTLPLEKAYLGGRERIRLEDGRSLEVDMPPGMVNAQRVRLKGQGIGGGDLYLKITLQPHSFFQLQGFDLFCQIPLTPSEAILGGAIEVPTIDGPVKMNLPGGVKAGQRLRLSSKGYLKTDGTRGDQLVEVQVVLPSEVSPQERELYEQLRLIETFNPRHNLGV